In a genomic window of Gloeothece verrucosa PCC 7822:
- a CDS encoding fatty acyl-AMP ligase, translating to MIKPEIEFFQEIKSESFTLLNLLAHRANKEPNKIGYKFLQRGETVSKITYLELELQAQVIAYSLQSLKLEGERVLLLYPSGLDFIKAFFGCLYAGLIAVPAYPPRASQHISRLLSITNDAKATIALTTSSILKSLESEINKHPELKSLQWLATDTLDNELAKEWTKPNITPKTLAFLQYTSGSTGKPKGVMVSHENLLHNLSLIYSCFAHSEQSQGVIWLPPYHDMGLIGGILQPLYGGFPVCLMAPMDFLQRPLRWLQAISQHQATTSGGPNFAYDLCLQKISPEERDQLDLSSWKVAFTGAETIRAKTLEQFAEYFAPCGFRKEAFYPCYGMAETTLIVTGGKVTDPPVICEIDGNSLEQNKVLPVQNPEHSKQLVGCGQNLPNQKTLIVNPETLIECLPEEVGEIWVSSSSVAQGYWEQPEETKKVFKAYLADKVQGPFLRTGDLGFIRDGELFVTGRIKDLIIIRGQNYYPQDIELAVEKSHPALRSNSGAAFSVEMKGQEKLIIVQEVERTYLRNLNINEIVSSIRQVVTKEFELQVYATVLVKPASIPKTSSGKIQRHRCREQFLQGTLSIVEDWCETPHGKVKFLHLQNEVDNLFKQLSNLNPTQK from the coding sequence ATGATTAAGCCAGAAATAGAATTTTTTCAGGAGATTAAATCCGAAAGTTTTACATTGCTCAATCTTTTAGCTCATCGTGCTAACAAAGAACCTAACAAAATTGGTTATAAGTTTCTTCAGCGAGGTGAAACTGTATCTAAAATAACATACTTAGAATTAGAATTGCAAGCACAAGTAATTGCTTATTCTTTACAATCTTTAAAACTTGAGGGAGAGCGAGTTTTACTGCTATATCCATCGGGATTAGATTTTATCAAAGCCTTTTTCGGATGTTTGTATGCAGGTTTAATCGCTGTACCAGCCTATCCGCCTCGTGCGAGTCAGCATATATCCCGTTTACTCTCCATTACCAATGATGCTAAAGCAACAATCGCTTTAACAACCTCCTCAATTTTAAAATCTTTAGAATCAGAAATAAATAAACATCCTGAATTAAAATCTTTGCAATGGTTAGCAACAGATACTTTAGATAATGAATTAGCCAAAGAATGGACTAAACCCAACATAACCCCAAAAACCTTAGCATTTCTTCAATATACATCTGGCTCTACAGGTAAGCCGAAAGGGGTAATGGTAAGCCATGAAAATCTGTTGCACAATTTATCCTTAATTTATTCATGTTTTGCCCATTCTGAGCAGAGTCAGGGAGTGATTTGGTTACCCCCCTATCATGATATGGGATTAATCGGAGGAATATTACAGCCGCTTTACGGAGGATTTCCGGTGTGTTTGATGGCACCGATGGACTTTTTACAAAGGCCCCTGCGTTGGTTACAAGCCATTTCGCAGCACCAAGCCACCACCAGTGGCGGGCCGAATTTTGCTTATGATTTGTGCCTACAAAAAATCTCTCCAGAAGAACGAGATCAACTAGACTTAAGTAGCTGGAAAGTAGCCTTTACTGGCGCAGAAACCATCAGAGCAAAAACCTTAGAACAATTTGCCGAATATTTTGCGCCTTGTGGTTTTCGCAAAGAAGCTTTCTACCCTTGTTATGGGATGGCTGAAACAACCCTAATTGTTACAGGTGGAAAAGTAACAGATCCGCCAGTTATTTGTGAAATTGATGGCAATAGTCTTGAGCAAAATAAAGTCTTACCTGTACAAAACCCCGAACATAGTAAACAATTGGTAGGCTGTGGACAAAACCTACCCAATCAAAAAACCCTAATTGTCAATCCCGAAACTTTAATCGAATGTTTACCCGAAGAAGTAGGAGAAATTTGGGTCAGCAGTTCAAGCGTAGCTCAAGGTTACTGGGAGCAACCTGAAGAAACCAAAAAAGTATTTAAAGCTTATTTAGCAGACAAGGTTCAAGGACCATTTTTACGCACAGGAGACTTAGGCTTTATCAGAGATGGAGAGTTATTTGTCACCGGCAGAATAAAAGATTTAATTATTATTCGCGGACAAAATTACTATCCTCAAGATATAGAACTGGCAGTAGAAAAAAGCCATCCAGCCTTACGTTCTAATAGCGGCGCGGCTTTTTCAGTAGAAATGAAAGGACAAGAAAAATTAATTATTGTCCAAGAAGTAGAACGAACTTACTTACGAAATTTAAATATTAATGAAATTGTAAGTAGTATTCGTCAAGTAGTAACGAAAGAATTTGAACTTCAAGTTTATGCTACGGTTTTAGTTAAACCCGCCAGTATTCCCAAAACATCAAGTGGAAAAATTCAACGCCATCGCTGCCGGGAGCAATTTCTTCAAGGAACTTTGAGTATAGTTGAAGATTGGTGTGAAACCCCTCATGGAAAAGTAAAATTTTTGCATTTACAAAATGAAGTAGATAATTTATTTAAACAATTATCTAACTTGAACCCAACTCAGAAATAG